The following nucleotide sequence is from Candidatus Auribacterota bacterium.
CAGGACTATCATATATAGTTCCACGATATACAGCAGGAACAGGAACGAGTAGCGGTTGAAACCGACACCGTCAATCAGAAAAAAAACGATGACAATCCCCATGTTGATCAGAAAGGTGAGAATATAGTTGAGGGAGGTTCCGAGCACAGCTATGGAGCGGGGAAAATAGATCTTGCCTATGATATGGGACTTGCCGAGCAGCGACTGTATTCCGGCGGTGCTGGCCTCTGCGAAATAGCTCCAGAGAAAAATGCCCAGGAGGAGTTTGTCCTTATAGCGGGGGTCCGCGCCGCGGAAAATAAAATAGCCGAACACGATATAAAGGACAAAGAAGATTCCCAGCGGCTTTAAGATAGACCAGATATAGCCGAGAACGGACGTGCTGAAGCGCAGCTTGAAGTCGGTCAGGCCAAGAACCTTGACAAGCTCAAAATATCTCGCTCGTCCTCGCAACATTGTTCGTTATCCTCTGGGGATAGTTCCTCTTTGAGAATGGGGAGAGTGTGTCACACCGAGGGGACTTTGTCAAGAAGGCAAGGATGACGTGGCAAGGATGACGAGGTGGGACAAACCAAATTTCGCAATCCTCAGCCGGAGACCAGGGTTTTCCGTGAGCCGGGTCATGGGGTATGACTGGAATCAGCGCCCTCTATGCGCTCTATTTCACGCCTGGGGACATCCATTGTGATCACGCCGCCACTCACAAATACACCTACCGTGATTCCCTCGGGATTCTCCTTTGTGATCGCCCCCTCTATCACCGCCCCGGTTTTCAGAAAGACGTGTGAAATGACCGGCGCCTCTACCTTCAGCCGGCTCTCGATAGGCAATTCGGGGGGCATCGGAACGGGAGTGGGAGGCTGCATGAAACCACTCCGGTGAATTTCCGCCGGCGGTCGCCCCTTCTCGAGAGTCATCTCCCACCTGACGGAAGAAAAGTCACGCCAGAAAGCTTCGTCGGCAAGGAGCGCCTTCACCCGGTTATTACTGAGTACGCTGATCCAATCCCTTCGGCTCAGTGCGTCTATAATCCCGCCTTCGTCTCTGACCGCCCGGTAGTGCGCGTTCTCCACCATCCTCGCATACGCGGGCTGTCCATGGAGTCTGTTCCTCACCGCCGGATCTCGCGCGGCGGCAAAAAGGCCCTCCAGCCGGCGCATCGGTGTGAGGCCGGCGATCGGGTTGTGGCGATGCGCCCACAGGATACCACGCGATTCGCCCCAGAGCGCCCGGGCGCGCGGATGCACCTCTCCCCACTCTGCCTCGATGCAATCGAGAAACCAGATGACCAGCAGGATAATGATCATACCCTTTACAAGCGAAAACATTCCCCCAATCACCCTATCGGCTGCCCCCTTGCTGAATGCGAGCGCCTTCGCGTGAATCAGCTTTTTGCCGAGCCGGCAGGTGATGACATAGAAGGAAATGAAAACCACAGTCCCGATCACGGCGATCGAAAACGGCGCGGAGAGAATCCCTGATGGAAAGAGGACGCCCAGGAGGAACGTGACCAGCCATCCCACAACGAGGCCGATGAGCAGCGCGGCGAGCGCGACTACCTGGAGGAGAAAGCCCCGCAGCGCCCCGAGAATGAAACAGAGGAGGAGAACGACACCCAGGACGAGATCCAAGCTTACCATGCGCGCCTCTATCTATCTGTGCGCTATTGTATGACAACTATTCTCCGACCGTCCAGAGGATTAGTACCGTCCCACTCGTGCTATAATGATTGCATCAATAGCCATGATGGAAACCCGTTACCACCGCTTTTCCAGCTACCTGAGGCAGAGGTTCGGCTGCCGCGTCTACCGCGTCCCTCTCGACGCCGGCTTCACCTGCCCCACCCGAGACGGAACCATTTCACGCGGGGGCTGCCTCTACTGCGACTCCAGGGGGTCTGCTGCCATGCGCGCGGACCGGGGACTTTCCGTCAGGGAGCAGATGCTGAGCGGAATGGATGGAATGCGGCGTCGCTATGGCGCCGCGAAGTTCATCGCGTATTTCCAGGCGTTCACGAATACCTATGGGCCCACGGATCACCTGAAGCAGCTCTACACCGAGGCCACAGACCTACCCGACGTGGTCGGCCTCTCAATCGGCACACGGCCGGACTGCGTCCCCGACGAGGTGCTGGACCTGATCGCTTCGTTCGTCACCCGATTCGACACGTGGATAGAGTACGGTCTCCAATCCGCCCACGACTCAACCCTCCGCGCGATCAACAGGGGGCACACCGTGGCGCAGTTCTCAGATGCCGTGAGCAGGACCGCGGCGAGGGGCATAAAAGTGTGTGCCCACATCATCCTCGGCCTTCCAGGGGAGACGGGCGGGATGATGAACGAGACCGCACGATTCATAGCCCGCCTGCCCGTTGATGGCGTCAAAATCCACCTCCTCCACGTCCTGAAAGGGAGCCCGCTTGAAAAGCTTTACAGCGAGGATAAGATCGCACTCCTCCCACAGGAAGGGTATGTCGCGATCGTGTGTGATTTTCTCGAGCTGCTGCCGCCCACCGTGGTAATCCAGCGCCTCACCGGCGAGGCCCCGCGCGAAAATCTGGTTGCCCCCCTCTGGGCGCTTGACAAACACGCAGTGCTGCGCGCCATTACCAGTGAGCTTGAGAAACGGGATTCATGGCAGGGGAAAAACAGCGCCTCACCGGCGTAGCAGGTCAGCAACGAATCATCCCCGCCAGAGGCGGTATTTTCGCGAATCCCTCGCCGGGTGTGGCGATGGAGGGATACAGGGGATACACCTGAGGGGTTATTGACGTGAAATCCTGTCCAGGAACGGAATGTGCGATTTCAGTCCAGCCCATAGCGAGGGCACATAACGGTGTTTCTGTCCCCCGCCCTGTGACTGTTCATGGCTCATCCCCTCTGGCGCATGTGATCTCTCTCGACCCTTCATTATGCTCAGATAGACATCAATGAGTTCTCGCGTGGGCAGTGAGGTAGTGCCATGGTCTTCAGGCGCGCCGGTGCGGGTAGTCACCTTTTCTCGCAGAAAGTTTTCCAGGATATCAATCTGCCCTTCCCAGTCACTGTGTGCGGCAACGGTGTCCCTGCACCCGCTCGAAATCCGCTCGCGCAATCCCCTGTCCTCGATCAACCGGGAGAGCACGCTCCTGATCTGTTCTTCATTGTCGGGGTCCACGATGAATCCATTGTAACCGTCCACCATGTACTCACGGATGCCTTCCACATCACCCACAACGGGAATTCCGCCGCAGGCCATCATCTCCAGTGGCGGGTAGGCGAAACTCTCCACCCTGCTCAATTTGAGCAAGATGTCGCAGTTCGAGTAGATGTACCTCATTTTATCTATGGGGACTCTGGTAAATACCCTGTGCCCGAGGAAGCCGGTCCCCATCGCATGGGGGGCCTTCCCCTCGACCAGCCATACCGCGCACCCCGTTTGCCGGGCAATTTGCAAGGCTCGCTCCACCCCCTTGAACTCTATCCCCAACGGCCCCTCCACGAGGATTCTCACTCCCGGCGTGCCCTCATCCCTCACGCGCGCGTGCGATGGTGAGGAGATGGCCCTCCCTAGGGAAGTGACGATGCAAGGGTCGTTGCCGCATGAAGCGACCCTCAGTATGCTCCCCTCCCGCGACAATTTTCTGACGTGCCGGTTTTCCTTCCAGGACGCACTCGCCAACAGGTCGATCTCGGGGCCGCCGGCAACCGCGAGGCTGATGGAAAAGAATTCTACCGTGTTATCCGCAACTGATCCCGGGTCTATTCTTATCCTCCTTATTCGCGGCAGGTCATCCATTGCGATGACCTTGTCAACCCAGTCCTCGGCTATTTCAAACATCAGGCTCTGCTCCTCGGAAAAGCCATCGCCAGTATCCCAGAAAAGCTGCGCCTCCGTGGGGGAGGCCGACCTCACCCTGAGACTGAGGAACGCCTGGCACCCCCACCCCGCTGGCAGCTGCCGGGATGCAGGATCAACGGGGCGGAAGAGGTCCGTGTTGAGCTGGTTTTGGACACGGCACACGTCTCTATGGTACTGGCACTTCAAGAATTCGGCGAGCCACCGGCTCACGGTAATCACGTGATAGTTGAATGTGTAACTCAGTGCAGAGAAGAAAGATTCCACCTTCTGCCCGGGGCTATAGAAACGAGACTCGACGGATTGGATAAGGTAGAACTTGGCTTTTGCGGGCAGGGGGGCGATGAGGTATGCGGTCTCCCACCACGTCGCGATGAGCGCATCAACATTGGCAGGGATGTCCCGGAGCGTGATGAGGGGGATGGCGCCGTGAGGGAACCATGAGAGGGGGGGCGCCGCATCGTGCGGGACCGCGAACATGACATCGTGTCCGCGCTTCCTCAATCGCATGGCGTGTTCCCACGCGACGTACGTCCCCCCGCTAATCTCAACTGAGGGGAGGACATAGACGATCGTCAATGGGTTTGCTCTCATTTTTTCTTGCACCACAAAGGCGCCACCGGCTGCACGCTCATCGGGATATACCTGCTGCCACCAAATACCAGATGCTCTTTGCCATTAACCGTGTAGCGCGCGTTGCCATGGATCGAGGCTGCCAGGTTGATCGCGTTGAGCACCACCCTTCCATTGTAGTGGAAGATATTATAATGGTCGAGGTTGTCGAATACCCACAGGTCTTTATCCATAATCTTCCTCGTGCGCCGGAGCCTGACCCTCTCCCGGACGATGTGAGGTGCTAGAAGCATCAGGCTTTTAATCACCCTTCTCAGGAGTTTCCTCACCGCTCTATCACCCTGGAGCCTTGCCCTCGTCGCCCACGGGCCCCAGAACTCCTTCCGAAAATATCTTACCGCGGCGGGGATATGTTTCAGCTCGTAATTCTTCAGTATGACGATCAGATAATTCCTCAAGAAATAGTACAGGGTGAAGAATATATCCGTCTCCTCCCGTGAGGAGGTGCGATATTTATGATAGACTATACTCCTTGGTTCGGAGAACAGCTTATACCCGGCAAGATTCGCCCGGTAGCACACGTCGAAGTCCTCGCCATAGGTGACAAACGCCTCGTCGAACAAACCGAGCTTCTCGAATAACGCCTTCCGCATGAACACACCCGCGAAAATCCCGCCGAAGACCTGTTCCCTCTTTTCAACGCGGCGCAGATCCAGCAATCCCACGGAATTATCCCGCCACAGGTGGAGACAATGCCACTGAGTTTTCGTGCAGTTGATAATCATGGGGTTCTGATAAAAAAGCATTTTGGGGAAGATGGCAAACGTATCCTCGGGCGCCTCCGCGAAGCAGTTGACCGCGTGTTCCAGGCAGCGGTTGTCCAACACCGTGTCGTTGTTCAGCAGGAGAAGTATCTCTCCGTTCGCCGCGCGTATCCCCAGGTTGTTCCCCCTGCAGAATCCGACATTCCCTTCCTGCCGCAGCACCCTGACATCCTTGAACGAGTCCAAAAGGCCGAGAGAGTTGTCTGTAGACCCGTTATCCAAAACGATTATTTCATAATGCCTGTAGCTCTGCGCGCGGATGGATTCTAGGAGTTCCCCGAGGTGCTGCTCGCCGTTCCAGTTCACGATGACGATGGATATGAGCGGGTTATGGCGGGGATGCAGGTACTCCTCTCCTGCCGTGGAAAAATACTTCATACCCTGATCGCCGAAAAATAAATTTTCGACAGCTGCAGCGCCAGCCCGGACCGCCTCCACACCAACGCCGAATCGTGAAGCGAGGGCTTCGGCGTCCAACCGAGAGTGGGCCCCTCGCAACAGATCCAGGAACAGGTCGTCAACCCAGAAGAGGTCCCCGCGCGATGATTCTACAAGCACGTGCCGGATGCCGCATATGGAGGCTGTTTCCGCGCGCAAAGTAAAGACCGCGATTTTATTTTTGCCCCCGCTGTCCATAGGGATCTAAACCCCGCTTGCCACATATGCGACGATCGCAAAAACCAAGGCCATGGGGA
It contains:
- a CDS encoding ABC transporter permease, with protein sequence MLRGRARYFELVKVLGLTDFKLRFSTSVLGYIWSILKPLGIFFVLYIVFGYFIFRGADPRYKDKLLLGIFLWSYFAEASTAGIQSLLGKSHIIGKIYFPRSIAVLGTSLNYILTFLINMGIVIVFFLIDGVGFNRYSFLFLLYIVELYMIVLGLSFLLSVAYLRFRDIVEIWTILITAGFYATPIIYPIEMVPARFHKLLFLNPITFIVEYSKRVMVEGRILDANYSAKTFIIGNCVIFSESLLLLVIGFLMFRRSAPRAAEYL
- a CDS encoding CvpA family protein, with amino-acid sequence MVSLDLVLGVVLLLCFILGALRGFLLQVVALAALLIGLVVGWLVTFLLGVLFPSGILSAPFSIAVIGTVVFISFYVITCRLGKKLIHAKALAFSKGAADRVIGGMFSLVKGMIIILLVIWFLDCIEAEWGEVHPRARALWGESRGILWAHRHNPIAGLTPMRRLEGLFAAARDPAVRNRLHGQPAYARMVENAHYRAVRDEGGIIDALSRRDWISVLSNNRVKALLADEAFWRDFSSVRWEMTLEKGRPPAEIHRSGFMQPPTPVPMPPELPIESRLKVEAPVISHVFLKTGAVIEGAITKENPEGITVGVFVSGGVITMDVPRREIERIEGADSSHTP
- a CDS encoding TIGR01212 family radical SAM protein (This family includes YhcC from E. coli K-12, an uncharacterized radical SAM protein.) translates to MIASIAMMETRYHRFSSYLRQRFGCRVYRVPLDAGFTCPTRDGTISRGGCLYCDSRGSAAMRADRGLSVREQMLSGMDGMRRRYGAAKFIAYFQAFTNTYGPTDHLKQLYTEATDLPDVVGLSIGTRPDCVPDEVLDLIASFVTRFDTWIEYGLQSAHDSTLRAINRGHTVAQFSDAVSRTAARGIKVCAHIILGLPGETGGMMNETARFIARLPVDGVKIHLLHVLKGSPLEKLYSEDKIALLPQEGYVAIVCDFLELLPPTVVIQRLTGEAPRENLVAPLWALDKHAVLRAITSELEKRDSWQGKNSASPA
- a CDS encoding glycosyltransferase family 4 protein, with the translated sequence MRANPLTIVYVLPSVEISGGTYVAWEHAMRLRKRGHDVMFAVPHDAAPPLSWFPHGAIPLITLRDIPANVDALIATWWETAYLIAPLPAKAKFYLIQSVESRFYSPGQKVESFFSALSYTFNYHVITVSRWLAEFLKCQYHRDVCRVQNQLNTDLFRPVDPASRQLPAGWGCQAFLSLRVRSASPTEAQLFWDTGDGFSEEQSLMFEIAEDWVDKVIAMDDLPRIRRIRIDPGSVADNTVEFFSISLAVAGGPEIDLLASASWKENRHVRKLSREGSILRVASCGNDPCIVTSLGRAISSPSHARVRDEGTPGVRILVEGPLGIEFKGVERALQIARQTGCAVWLVEGKAPHAMGTGFLGHRVFTRVPIDKMRYIYSNCDILLKLSRVESFAYPPLEMMACGGIPVVGDVEGIREYMVDGYNGFIVDPDNEEQIRSVLSRLIEDRGLRERISSGCRDTVAAHSDWEGQIDILENFLREKVTTRTGAPEDHGTTSLPTRELIDVYLSIMKGRERSHAPEGMSHEQSQGGGQKHRYVPSLWAGLKSHIPFLDRISRQ
- a CDS encoding glycosyltransferase family 2 protein, encoding MDSGGKNKIAVFTLRAETASICGIRHVLVESSRGDLFWVDDLFLDLLRGAHSRLDAEALASRFGVGVEAVRAGAAAVENLFFGDQGMKYFSTAGEEYLHPRHNPLISIVIVNWNGEQHLGELLESIRAQSYRHYEIIVLDNGSTDNSLGLLDSFKDVRVLRQEGNVGFCRGNNLGIRAANGEILLLLNNDTVLDNRCLEHAVNCFAEAPEDTFAIFPKMLFYQNPMIINCTKTQWHCLHLWRDNSVGLLDLRRVEKREQVFGGIFAGVFMRKALFEKLGLFDEAFVTYGEDFDVCYRANLAGYKLFSEPRSIVYHKYRTSSREETDIFFTLYYFLRNYLIVILKNYELKHIPAAVRYFRKEFWGPWATRARLQGDRAVRKLLRRVIKSLMLLAPHIVRERVRLRRTRKIMDKDLWVFDNLDHYNIFHYNGRVVLNAINLAASIHGNARYTVNGKEHLVFGGSRYIPMSVQPVAPLWCKKK